In Oryza glaberrima chromosome 8, OglaRS2, whole genome shotgun sequence, the following are encoded in one genomic region:
- the LOC127781451 gene encoding transcription factor TB1-like — protein MIPPYPNNNLHHHHHHCSSNQEPHLPLHPPAFLMSAPSSSSSPSTLDEYDARFFFPGADVYTAGHRQDEETLEAVLRQPVTTTAAAAAAAAAAAVEGGGGGGGGGAGGSPAAAAAATRRRPFRTDRHSKIRTAQGVRDRRMRLSVGVARDFFALQDKLGFDKASRTVEWLLTQSKHAIDRLTLPDSADAAAAPAFAAAPPPADQHSSAMAAAAASAAKEKGEASSSSTTNASSARARNRGHDGSLPVAPMDERGRRGVELDWTAAAAASTEQPMDGLEYYFQYYNHLEEIMSCDPTTTTDE, from the coding sequence ATGATACCTCCTTACCCTAACAACAAccttcaccatcaccaccaccattgcAGCTCAAACCAAGAACCACACTTACCATTACATCCACCAGCTTTCCTCAtgtccgcgccgtcgtcgtcgtcgtcgccgtcgacgctggACGAGTACGACGCGCGCTTCTTCTTCCCCGGCGCCGACGTGTacaccgccggccaccggcaGGATGAGGAGACGCTGGAGGCCGTGCTGCGGCagccggtgacgacgacggccgcggccgcggcggcggcggcggcggcggcggtggagggaggtggcggcggtggaggaggaggcgccgggggatcccccgcggcggcggcggcggcgacgcggaggcggccgtTCCGGACGGACCGGCACAGCAAGATCCGCACGGCGCAGGGCGTGCGGGACCGGCGGATGCGGCTGTCCGTCGGCGTCGCGCGCGACTTCTTCGCGCTGCAGGACAAGCTCGGCTTCGACAAGGCCAGCAGGACGGTGGAGTGGCTGCTCACCCAGTCCAAGCACGCCATCGACCGCCTCACCCTTCCCgactccgccgacgccgcggcggcgcccgcgttcgccgccgctccaccgccggcggATCAGCATTCctcggccatggccgccgccgcagcatcgGCTGCGAAGGAGAAAGGGGAGGCGAGCTCGTCGAGCACCACCAATGCGTCGTCGGCGCGGGCGAGAAACAGAGGCCACGACGGATCATTGCCGGTGGCGCCCATGGACGAGCGCGGGCGCCGCGGTGTCGAGCTCGactggacggcggcggcggcggcgagcaccgagCAGCCGATGGACGGATTGGAGTACTACTTCCAATACTACAATCATTTGGAGGAGATAATGAGCTGCGACCCAACGACGACAACGGATGAGTAA